The nucleotide window AACTTTGACAAAGATTATAAATTGGTAGATTTTTAGTCAGAGCTTAATCTGAAAACTGAAAATAAACCAACAATCCTGCAGCCAAAGTCATTACGATCAAAGCTATAAATCCTAAAACATTGGTTAGCCATCCATTTACAAATTCTCCCATAATTTTTTTATTATTGGAAACATGTAAAATAATAGCAATCAAAACCGGTGCTGTTAATCCGTACAGTATTGCGGTATAAATAAGCGCTTTGACAGGTGAAATCCCAACATAATTAAGAGATAAACCAAGCAATAACGACAAGGCAATAATCACGTAAAACCCTTTTGCTTCATGGAATTTTTTATCCAATCCTTCCTCCCATCCAAAGGTTTCACTAAAAATATACGAAAGAGAACCGCTCAATACCGGAATCGCAATAAGTCCAGTCCCTATAACTCCTATTGCAAAAAGCAGGTAGGCCATATTTCCTGCCAAAGGCTTCAACGCCTGAGCAGCTTGTTCAACTGTATCAATTTGATGAATACCTCCGTTAAACAAAACCGTTCCTGTGGTCAGAATAATAAAATACATTACCAGTCCCGAGAAAGTCATTCCAAAATCGACATCTTGCCGCATTTCATGAATAATTTTTTTATTTACCATCAAATGTCTTTTCTTATGCTTCATTTCCTCAACCTCAACAGAAGCTTGCCAAAAAAATAGATAAGGCGAAATCGTTGTTCCCAGAATACCTACTAAAATTGCAATAAAATCTTTATCCAATTGAATCACTGGAACAAAAGTTGCTTTCATAATAACCCAAAAATTTTGTTTGTATAAAAAAGGAACTATAAAGTAAACCAACATTACAATGCACAAATATTTAAGCACTGATGCAATTTTTTGATAAGGCAGGTAGATAATAAGTCCCAAAAGCAAAATGGTAAAAAAAACGCAAAAAAATGAGGCTTCAATAGAAGGAAAAAGTAAATTCCCTACAGCTCCCATTCCTGCAATATCGGCACCGATATTCATAATGATGGCTGGAAAACTGAACAAAAGCATCAAATATAAAACTGGTCTTGGGTAACTTTTTTTCAGAGTTCCGGTTAAGCCCTGACTGGTTACTAACCCAATTCTCGCACACATTTGTTGAA belongs to Flavobacterium aquiphilum and includes:
- a CDS encoding NRAMP family divalent metal transporter encodes the protein MNNKNVFRKKIAHFWKLLGPGLVTGASDDDPSGIATYSQAGAAYGLTTLWTSIVAFPLMAAIQQMCARIGLVTSQGLTGTLKKSYPRPVLYLMLLFSFPAIIMNIGADIAGMGAVGNLLFPSIEASFFCVFFTILLLGLIIYLPYQKIASVLKYLCIVMLVYFIVPFLYKQNFWVIMKATFVPVIQLDKDFIAILVGILGTTISPYLFFWQASVEVEEMKHKKRHLMVNKKIIHEMRQDVDFGMTFSGLVMYFIILTTGTVLFNGGIHQIDTVEQAAQALKPLAGNMAYLLFAIGVIGTGLIAIPVLSGSLSYIFSETFGWEEGLDKKFHEAKGFYVIIALSLLLGLSLNYVGISPVKALIYTAILYGLTAPVLIAIILHVSNNKKIMGEFVNGWLTNVLGFIALIVMTLAAGLLVYFQFSD